The genomic region GTTGACGAGCCTCCAGCCGGTGTCCACCCTCAGCTCGCGGTGACCTGCCGAGTACAGGTACAGGTATTCCATCCCGCAGTTGCCAACGGTCTGGTTGTTGGTGGAGATCCCGCCATTGGCGATTCGCGCCAAGGCCTCGGCGCCGTAGGTCGACTTGCTCCATCGGGCGTAGTCCTTGGCGGACAGGGAAATCTCCCGGCCGTTGGCGAGCGACAACACGTACTGGTCGCCCGACTCGGTCACGGAGAGGACTTGCACGGTCTGCATCTGGCGCTCGATCTTGCGCACCGGGACGCTGTCGTCGGGTGCTGCCGACGCTGCTCCTGGAATCGATGCCACCAGACCTGCCGACAACATCGCCACTGCCGCGATCGCTTTGGTGAAGCGCACTCTGGTCTCCAATTCTGCCCTCGGGGCTCGAACTCGCCGTGGCCCTCCCACAGCAAGGCCCTGCTGTCCCCGTCGCGCGTGATCGACGCGTGACAAGGACGGTAGAACGTGGCGTGTGGTCAGCGCACACTATTCGCCGAGGGTCTAAGTCATGGAGGCCGGCGCCGGCTCCGGTTACGAGGCCGGGCTCATCGGCGAGCTCGTGGCCGGGGTATCGTCCCGGCGTGAGTGTTGACGTGCGTGCCTACGTCCCTGACGACGCGGAAGCGACCTGGGAGTCGTACTTCCGGGCCATTCGCGACACAGCATCGAAGGACTACTCGCCGGCGCAGATCGCCGCGTGGGCGCCGGCATCGGCCGATCTCGTGGAGTGGAACGAACGCCGGTCGGCGGCCCACACCTTCGTCGCGGTGGTGGACGAGCGGGTCGTGGGATTCAGCGACGTCACCGACGACGGTCTGCTCGACATGCTTTTTGTCCACCCGGACGCCGGCGGCCGCGGCGCTGCCCGGGCCCTCGTCGGCGCGGTCGTCGCCAAGGCCCGCGAGCTGGGGCTGGCCGAGCTCCACACGCACGCGAGCCGAACGGCGCGGCCCGCGTTCGAGCGTTTGGGCTTCGAGGTGGAACGGGCCAACGACCAGAACTGGATCCGCGGCGAGAACCTGCCCAACTACGACATGCGCCTGACGCTCGACTATGGCGTGTCTCCCTAGCTCGCCGTCCCGGTTTTGATCAGCAGCGCGTCCCGCGAGCGCTCCCGGAACCCCAGGCCGTAGTACAGGCCGCGCGCCGCGGGATGCCCCGGCGCACCCAGGCAGACGACCGTCGCGTGGGTAGCGCCGGCCTCCTGCGCCAGCCGCATCCCGTGCAGCATCATCGCCCTGGCCAGCCCGAGCCGTCGGTAGGCCGGGTGCGTTCCGACGGGCTCGAACTCGATGGTCTTGTTCACCTCGTCGAACCACATGGTCGCCGAGGACGCCATCGTTGCGTCCGGCGCCTCCACCAGGACGTGCAGGTCGTCGCGGTAGGCCGCCGTCTGCACGCACCCCCCTCGTAGCTCTGCGCCGTGTACGTCGAGGGCGCCCAGGCATCCACATGAGCCCGGACGGCGGCCTCAGGTCCGGCCTCGGCCGCAGTGCGGAACTGAAACCCGGCCGGCAGAACTGGTTGCTCCACGTCGGTGAGGTCCCGCTGGTGGAGCTGAGTCCAGTCGCCCGTCTCGCCGAGCGCTTCTTCGTCCGGTGCATAGCCGTGCGCCGCCCATCGCTCGCGAGCGAACTGCTCGGCGACCGCCGGCAGCACCGTGCGCTCGAGGCCGGCCGCCACCCCGTCGTACCACTCGGTCACCCCGTCGACCAGTTCGACGTGATCAGGCTGAATCTGATAGCTCAGCAAAGCGCCGGTGACCTCTTTCGCATCATGTCGTGCCCGAAGCTGTGTTGGACGTCTCCGTGCTGGGTCACCTAACGTTCGGCGCATGTCAGAACGACGCTCGATCCTCAGCGGCTCGACGTTCGAGGAGCAGATCGGCTACGCCCGCGCCGTGGTCGACGGCGACTGGGTGCACGTGTCCGGAACGACCGGATTCGACTACGCCACCATGACGATCTCGGACGACGTCGTCGAGCAGGCGAAGCAGTGCCTGCGCAACATCGAGGCCGCGCTCACCGCCGCACAGTGCACCTTCGCCGACGTGGTCCGGGTGCGCTGTCTCCTGCCCGACCGAGCCGACTTCGAGCCCTGCTGGCCCACCCTGCGTCGGGCCTTCGGCGAGGTCCGGCCGGCCGCCACGATGCTCGTGTGCGGTCTCGCCGACCCGCGGATGAAGATCGAGATCGAGACGTACGCCCGCCGCCCTGCCGGCTAGCGATCCGCCTTTGGCTAGGACGGCGATCTCGTCCGACGCAGCCAAGATCAGGGCTCGACGTCGGTGGGTTGGTACAGCGGGATGAATCGGATGATCGGCTCCTCGTAAGGATGAGCGGCGCGCACCGCTTTCAGCACCTGGGGTACCGCTGACATCTCGCACTCGGACTCGACGCGCATCTCGGTCCCCTGCATCAAGGTGCCGATCTCACCGTCGAAGGGCTCGGCGCCGGGCATCGGACGCCAGGTTCCCCCCGTCTGCCAGAAGCTGGTGACCCGGTCGTAGCGCCCGATCTGTCCGGCGCCTGCGGATTCCAGCGCCGTCAGGATCGCGGCGACATGATTGTCGGGGACACAGATCTCGACCTTGACTCTCGCCATGCCGGCAGCTTACGACGAGCGGACTCGGCTTCTTGAGTCGCTTGCTGAAGGGAGGGCGGAGCAGTCCGTACGGCGAGTCACGTAGACCGGCCTCCTCGAAGCTGCGTGGTGGCCGTCGAACAGCGTCTCCACCGGCTTGTCTTACGGCGGTTGGAACGCCTGCGCCCGGGGATCGTCGTACAGGGCGACAAGCCGGTCGTACGCCGCGATGGTCGGCCTGCACCTACCATCGCGGTGCCGAGGCTCAGCGAGTGGAGGGCCCGGTCGTTCCTCGGCCGACCAACGTGGACAGGCCGCGGTACCAGTCGCCCTCGGCGATGAACGTGCGGTGTGCGAACGGCGCGTACGACCTGGAGGTGTAGCAGGTGTTGTCGCCGGCCGTGACGTGACCGTTTCCGGTGGGGAAGTCGCAGTGCAGGGTTCCGATGTGCAGCCCGTCGTCGATCATGTGCAGCCGGGCCATTCCCCAGTACCCCTCGGCGAGGTTGGACCTGAACTCGACGCAGGCCCAGTACTCGTAGCCTGACCTGAGCAGGTAGGTCCAGCCGATGACGGTGTTGTGCGACAGCGACTTCACCTCCCCGAACTTGATCGCGGTACCGGCGCCGCATTCGGCGGGAGCCACTCGCGCCGGTGCGGCTACCGACTCGGCACCCTGTGCCGGAGCCGCAGCGGCGGTGGCAGCTCCTCCGGTCACGAGGGCGGCCAGCACAGGGATGGCAAGCAGTGCTTGGTGCAGTCTCATCTTGGCTCCTGACAATCATTGGGACGGACCAACAGACTGCGGAGCTTGAGGCTCACCCGACAACGGTTCTGCAGCAACGTGCAGGCGTCAGTTCCTGCAACGGGGGAGATGCCACGGGCGCTCGGCTCACCTGGAAGGCGGTTGGCGTAGCCCTGCGATGAGCAGGCCGACCAGGCGGCGAGCGTCGTAGCGACGGTTCCTGCCTGCGCCCGCGCAGAGGCCGCCGACGCCGCGCATGAGTTCGGAGGCGTCCTGACCGGAGTGGATTTCGCCCGCGCCGGCAGCAGCGAGTCCTTGCTTGGTGATCACGAAGTCGACGAAAAGGCCGATCCATCGCTCCAGTGCGGCGTACGGCGTCGCGCTGGTCCCGTCGCTGACCGGGTACGGCGACAAGGCTCACCCGCTCGGTCCCGAGGTGGGGCTCGACACGCACGTCGGCATCGTCGGCTCGATCGTCGAGCAAGACCTCACCGACGTCGTCCTCGTGGGGCACAGCTACGCCGGCATGGTCATCTCATCCGCGGCCAACCAGGTCTTGATCGACCTCGCGACGAAGTCGGACAGTGGCTGGCGTGTGCCGCCGCTGCCGGAGATGCCGCGGCCGTTCGGGCTGTTCGGAGTCACGGATCCGGCAGACGTCGCCTGGCTGCGCTCGATGCTGTCGGACCACCCCGTACGTTGCCTCCAGCAACCGGTCCGGCTCGACAACCCGGACGTGCACAAGATCCCTCGGACGCAGATCCACTGCACTGTCGGACCGGACGGCTTCGAACGGCGCCCGGTCCCGGCCGTACAGCCCAACGGCAGCCCCGCCCAGGTGTGGGAACTCGCCACCGGCCACGACTGCATGATCACCATGCCGGCCGAACTCGCCGAACTACTGCTCAAGCTCGGTTGACCGTCCAAGGGTTGTCGACCGCCGTTCGAGCGCGGCATGCTGGCGTGGTCCGAGTAGTGGAGGATCGGCGATCAGGAGAACTGCATGGAGTTGCCACCCGTCGTCACAGCGGAGCAGTGGCAGCAGGCCCGGGATGCGCTGCTGGT from Kribbella flavida DSM 17836 harbors:
- a CDS encoding GNAT family N-acetyltransferase — encoded protein: MSVDVRAYVPDDAEATWESYFRAIRDTASKDYSPAQIAAWAPASADLVEWNERRSAAHTFVAVVDERVVGFSDVTDDGLLDMLFVHPDAGGRGAARALVGAVVAKARELGLAELHTHASRTARPAFERLGFEVERANDQNWIRGENLPNYDMRLTLDYGVSP
- a CDS encoding alpha/beta hydrolase, translating into MITKSTKRPIHRSSAAYGVALVPSLTGYGDKAHPLGPEVGLDTHVGIVGSIVEQDLTDVVLVGHSYAGMVISSAANQVLIDLATKSDSGWRVPPLPEMPRPFGLFGVTDPADVAWLRSMLSDHPVRCLQQPVRLDNPDVHKIPRTQIHCTVGPDGFERRPVPAVQPNGSPAQVWELATGHDCMITMPAELAELLLKLG
- a CDS encoding GNAT family N-acetyltransferase, coding for MQTAAYRDDLHVLVEAPDATMASSATMWFDEVNKTIEFEPVGTHPAYRRLGLARAMMLHGMRLAQEAGATHATVVCLGAPGHPAARGLYYGLGFRERSRDALLIKTGTAS
- a CDS encoding RidA family protein translates to MSERRSILSGSTFEEQIGYARAVVDGDWVHVSGTTGFDYATMTISDDVVEQAKQCLRNIEAALTAAQCTFADVVRVRCLLPDRADFEPCWPTLRRAFGEVRPAATMLVCGLADPRMKIEIETYARRPAG